Proteins encoded within one genomic window of Nonomuraea gerenzanensis:
- a CDS encoding UDP-N-acetylglucosamine--N-acetylmuramyl-(pentapeptide) pyrophosphoryl-undecaprenol N-acetylglucosamine transferase, with product MSRTLRLLITGGGTGGHTYPALTTLSAVQRRQVPHDVLWVGTANGLEARITAEHGIPFKAITTGKLRRRPNLKELGTNIADVFRIPIGVFQAIGHAARYLPDVVLSTGGYVAVPIGVAAKIIRRPLVMHEQTTVVGLANRILARLATRIALSHESSLQYLPASARAKAVVTGNPIRPELLQGNRAAAYDLFGLTFEVPLIYVTGGATGSKQINTLIAELLPRLLPHAQIVHQCGPAWIDQMRAVPLPPELADRYHPVPYVGGELADLFAAADVVISRSGAGTVSELTAIGKPAVLIPLIPTGGDEQRKNAGYLVSAGAARALLEPHPTAEMLLAELMPLLADPGLRQSMGHAAAKLGRVDAADALCDVLLQAAHHA from the coding sequence ATGTCACGAACCCTGCGACTGTTGATCACCGGCGGCGGCACCGGCGGTCACACCTATCCGGCTCTGACGACCCTGTCGGCCGTCCAGCGACGTCAGGTGCCGCACGACGTGCTCTGGGTGGGCACCGCCAACGGCCTGGAGGCGCGGATCACCGCCGAGCACGGCATCCCGTTCAAGGCGATCACCACGGGCAAGCTGCGCCGGCGCCCCAATCTCAAGGAGCTGGGCACCAACATCGCGGACGTCTTCCGCATCCCGATCGGCGTGTTCCAGGCGATCGGGCACGCGGCGCGCTACCTGCCCGACGTGGTGCTGTCGACCGGTGGTTACGTGGCGGTGCCCATCGGCGTGGCAGCCAAGATCATCCGTCGGCCGCTGGTGATGCACGAGCAGACGACCGTCGTGGGCCTGGCCAACCGCATCCTGGCCAGGCTGGCGACCAGGATCGCGCTGTCGCACGAGTCGTCGCTGCAGTACCTGCCGGCCTCCGCCCGGGCCAAGGCCGTGGTGACGGGCAACCCGATCAGGCCCGAGCTGCTGCAGGGCAACCGCGCCGCGGCCTACGACCTGTTCGGACTGACGTTCGAGGTGCCGCTGATCTACGTGACCGGCGGCGCGACGGGCAGCAAGCAGATCAACACGCTGATCGCGGAGCTGCTGCCCCGGCTGCTGCCGCACGCGCAGATCGTGCACCAGTGCGGGCCCGCGTGGATCGACCAGATGCGCGCGGTGCCCCTGCCGCCGGAGCTGGCCGACCGCTACCACCCGGTGCCGTACGTGGGCGGGGAGCTGGCCGACCTGTTCGCGGCGGCCGACGTGGTGATCTCGCGCAGCGGGGCGGGCACGGTGTCGGAGCTGACCGCGATCGGCAAGCCTGCGGTGCTCATCCCGCTGATCCCGACCGGCGGCGACGAGCAGCGCAAGAACGCCGGCTACCTGGTGTCGGCGGGCGCGGCACGGGCGCTGCTGGAGCCGCACCCGACGGCCGAGATGCTGCTGGCCGAGCTGATGCCGCTGCTGGCCGACCCCGGGCTGCGGCAGTCGATGGGGCACGCGGCGGCCAAGCTGGGCCGCGTCGACGCCGCCGACGCCCTGTGCGACGTGCTGCTGCAGGCCGCCCACCACGCCTGA
- a CDS encoding formylglycine-generating enzyme family protein: MLSACCGPSRDPAAGQVQESVRIAVRRPAPGGPPKGMVRVPGGTFLMGGDDPDGRPEDGEGPVREVRVDPFWIDPACVTNAQFATFVKETGYVTEAERIGWSFVFRQFATAGVMEATVPGAPWWAGVEGASWRAPEGPGSTIGDRQNHPVVHVSWHDATAYADWAGKRLPTEAEWEMAARGGLERRRYPWGDELAPKGRQRCNIWQGRFPTAPSKGTMPVKSFQPNGYGLYNVSGNVWEWTADWWGVEWEPFADNPAGPAEGAAKVIRGGSYLCHDSYCNRYRVAARTNNTPDSSTGHTGFRCAALR, from the coding sequence TTGTTGAGCGCTTGTTGTGGCCCGAGCCGCGACCCCGCCGCCGGGCAGGTCCAGGAGTCCGTGCGGATCGCCGTACGGCGTCCCGCGCCGGGCGGGCCGCCGAAGGGGATGGTGCGCGTCCCCGGAGGCACGTTCCTCATGGGCGGCGACGACCCCGACGGGCGCCCCGAGGACGGCGAGGGGCCGGTGCGCGAGGTGCGGGTCGACCCGTTCTGGATCGACCCGGCGTGCGTGACGAACGCGCAGTTCGCCACGTTCGTCAAGGAGACCGGGTACGTCACCGAGGCCGAGCGGATCGGCTGGTCGTTCGTCTTCCGCCAGTTCGCCACCGCCGGGGTGATGGAGGCCACGGTGCCGGGCGCGCCCTGGTGGGCGGGCGTCGAGGGGGCCTCCTGGCGCGCCCCGGAGGGCCCCGGCTCCACGATCGGCGACCGGCAGAACCATCCCGTCGTGCACGTCTCGTGGCACGACGCCACCGCGTACGCGGACTGGGCGGGCAAGCGGCTGCCCACCGAGGCGGAGTGGGAGATGGCGGCCAGGGGCGGCCTGGAGCGCAGGCGTTACCCGTGGGGCGACGAGCTGGCGCCCAAGGGGCGGCAGCGGTGCAACATCTGGCAGGGCCGCTTCCCGACGGCGCCGAGCAAGGGCACGATGCCGGTCAAGTCGTTCCAGCCGAACGGCTACGGGCTCTACAACGTCTCCGGCAACGTGTGGGAGTGGACGGCCGACTGGTGGGGCGTGGAGTGGGAGCCGTTCGCCGACAACCCGGCGGGGCCCGCCGAGGGCGCGGCCAAGGTGATCCGCGGCGGGTCGTACCTGTGCCACGACTCCTACTGCAACCGCTACCGGGTGGCCGCGCGCACCAACAACACGCCCGACTCCTCGACCGGGCACACCGGCTTCCGCTGTGCGGCCCTACGCTGA
- a CDS encoding Ppx/GppA phosphatase family protein, producing the protein MRLGVLDIGSNTVHLLVVDAHRGARPMPAYSHKVDLRLTEHLDKDQKLGKVGIERLGSFVEEAVHLAEDKGVEDLLAFATSAVREAANGEQVLAEIDKRCGVHIAVLSGRDEARLTFLAVRRWFGWSSGRLLAFDIGGGSLEIAAGVDEEPDVAVSLPLGAGRLTRDWFTGDPPTADEVRKLRKHVRAEIARRVGDVVRYGEPDRAVATSKTFKQLARIAGAAPSSDGPYVSRSLSRQDMADWALKLTTMKSAERAQLSGVSEGRAAQLAAGALVADAAMDLFEVDRLDVCPWALREGVILRRLDLLPGRLDQLNGTPDQE; encoded by the coding sequence ATGCGACTCGGCGTGCTGGACATCGGCTCGAACACCGTCCACTTACTGGTCGTCGACGCCCATCGCGGCGCCCGGCCCATGCCTGCCTACTCCCACAAGGTCGATCTCCGTCTCACCGAGCACCTCGACAAGGACCAGAAGCTCGGCAAGGTCGGCATCGAGCGGCTGGGCAGCTTCGTCGAGGAGGCCGTCCACCTCGCCGAGGACAAGGGGGTGGAGGACCTGCTGGCCTTCGCCACCTCGGCCGTGCGCGAGGCCGCCAACGGCGAGCAGGTGCTCGCCGAGATCGACAAGCGCTGCGGCGTGCACATCGCGGTCCTGTCCGGCCGCGACGAGGCCAGGCTGACGTTCCTGGCCGTGCGGCGGTGGTTCGGCTGGTCGTCGGGCCGGTTGCTGGCCTTCGACATCGGCGGCGGCTCGCTGGAGATCGCCGCGGGGGTGGACGAGGAGCCCGACGTGGCCGTGTCGCTGCCGCTGGGCGCCGGGCGGCTGACGCGCGACTGGTTCACCGGTGACCCGCCGACCGCCGACGAGGTGCGCAAGCTGCGCAAGCACGTCCGCGCCGAGATCGCGCGCAGGGTCGGCGACGTCGTCAGGTACGGCGAGCCCGACCGCGCCGTGGCCACGTCCAAGACGTTCAAGCAGCTCGCCAGGATCGCCGGGGCGGCGCCGTCCAGCGACGGCCCGTACGTCTCGCGCTCACTGTCGCGCCAGGACATGGCCGACTGGGCCCTCAAGCTCACCACCATGAAGTCGGCCGAGCGGGCCCAGCTCTCCGGCGTGTCCGAGGGGCGGGCGGCGCAGCTCGCGGCGGGGGCGCTGGTCGCCGACGCGGCCATGGACCTGTTCGAGGTGGACCGCCTCGACGTCTGCCCGTGGGCGCTGCGCGAGGGCGTCATACTGCGCCGGCTCGACCTCCTGCCGGGACGGCTCGACCAGCTCAACGGCACCCCGGACCAAGAGTAA
- a CDS encoding ATP-binding protein: MALRLPRDAASVPLIRQMLDGTLRSLGVEPQIRDDIELMLTEACSNVIRHAAPSDDYTVSASVHDHLCVIKVVDNGDGFDPRKVAEPEPGAEHGRGLQIMRALADDIRFTNRHEHGSVVCLEKRLRYAPGAAGQHLMAT; this comes from the coding sequence ATGGCGCTCCGACTGCCCAGGGATGCGGCGAGCGTCCCGCTGATCAGGCAGATGCTGGACGGCACGCTGCGGTCGCTCGGCGTCGAGCCGCAGATCCGTGATGACATCGAGCTCATGCTCACCGAGGCGTGCTCCAATGTGATCCGGCATGCGGCGCCCAGCGACGACTACACGGTCAGCGCGTCCGTCCACGACCACCTGTGCGTGATCAAGGTGGTCGACAACGGTGACGGATTCGACCCGCGCAAGGTGGCGGAGCCCGAACCGGGCGCCGAGCACGGGCGTGGGCTGCAGATCATGCGAGCGCTCGCCGATGACATCCGTTTCACCAACCGGCACGAGCACGGCTCCGTGGTCTGCCTGGAGAAGCGCCTGCGCTACGCGCCGGGCGCGGCCGGGCAGCACCTCATGGCCACCTGA
- a CDS encoding TetR/AcrR family transcriptional regulator, whose translation MREDTRTRIQEIALRLFTEQGYEATSLREIAEELGVTKAALYYHFKTKDDIVASLVEQRLSELDELLAWVRSRPRSPETRRELVDRYAESVRATRHLGIARFLERNQTALRGHPTLIKIRERMMELTTEISEPGAPPAERVSHSLALFALHAGKWLMKEGELPEEEIHKACLEVAHRLLER comes from the coding sequence GTGCGGGAAGACACGCGAACCCGAATTCAGGAGATCGCGCTGAGGCTGTTCACCGAGCAGGGCTACGAGGCGACCTCCCTGCGGGAGATCGCCGAGGAGCTCGGCGTGACGAAGGCCGCACTTTACTACCACTTCAAGACCAAGGACGACATCGTGGCGAGCCTGGTCGAGCAGCGCCTGAGCGAGCTGGACGAGCTGCTCGCCTGGGTCAGGAGCCGGCCGAGGTCGCCCGAGACGCGCCGCGAGCTGGTCGACCGCTACGCCGAGAGCGTCCGCGCGACGCGGCACCTCGGCATCGCCCGGTTCCTGGAGCGCAACCAGACGGCACTGCGCGGCCACCCGACGCTGATCAAGATCCGTGAGCGCATGATGGAGCTCACCACGGAGATCAGCGAGCCGGGCGCCCCGCCCGCCGAGCGGGTCAGCCATTCGCTGGCGCTGTTCGCCCTGCACGCGGGCAAGTGGCTGATGAAGGAGGGCGAGCTCCCCGAGGAGGAGATCCACAAGGCCTGCCTGGAAGTGGCGCACCGGTTGCTGGAACGCTAG
- a CDS encoding GNAT family N-acetyltransferase → MHTIRRPRVDDAAAIHELVATCDTAVIGAPDSTLDDIADELVEPGFDRDRDGWLAHDAGGRADGYAWACRNGDSDLVDVEVIVRPGVDGLADELWPAVLARAAELGAERGHDTVTLHIGVYRTDEAKRARVEALGFEPGTSYHRMRIDHDGPVEPPAAPAGLTLHSGESEEVRREGHHVHQEGFAEHFGFVPVGYEQWYERRQASSATDWSQLTLARLDGRPAAVLIGNNQFVSDEGCGYVATLAVLPAYRGRGLGRFLLKHAFAADAARGRKGTILHVDSNNTTPALGLYESAGMRLVMAIDVWRRRLP, encoded by the coding sequence ATGCACACCATCCGCCGACCCCGCGTGGACGACGCCGCGGCCATCCACGAGCTCGTCGCCACGTGCGACACGGCCGTCATCGGCGCGCCGGACTCGACGCTGGACGACATCGCCGACGAGCTGGTCGAGCCGGGCTTCGACCGCGACAGGGACGGCTGGCTGGCCCACGACGCCGGCGGCCGGGCCGACGGCTACGCCTGGGCCTGCCGCAACGGCGACAGCGACCTCGTCGACGTCGAGGTCATCGTCCGGCCCGGGGTGGACGGGCTGGCCGACGAGCTGTGGCCCGCCGTGCTGGCCCGGGCGGCCGAGCTGGGCGCCGAACGCGGCCACGACACCGTCACCCTGCACATCGGCGTCTACCGCACCGACGAGGCCAAGCGGGCCCGGGTGGAGGCGCTCGGCTTCGAGCCGGGCACCAGCTACCACCGCATGCGCATCGACCACGACGGCCCCGTCGAGCCGCCCGCCGCCCCCGCCGGGCTCACGCTGCACTCCGGGGAGAGCGAGGAGGTGCGGCGCGAAGGGCACCACGTGCACCAGGAGGGGTTCGCCGAGCACTTCGGGTTCGTCCCCGTCGGCTACGAGCAGTGGTACGAGCGCAGGCAGGCCTCCAGCGCCACCGACTGGAGCCAGCTCACGCTGGCCCGCCTCGACGGGCGGCCCGCCGCGGTGCTCATCGGCAACAACCAGTTCGTCTCCGACGAGGGCTGCGGCTACGTGGCCACGCTCGCGGTGCTGCCCGCGTACCGGGGCAGGGGGCTGGGCCGGTTCCTGCTCAAGCACGCCTTCGCCGCCGACGCGGCGCGCGGCCGCAAGGGCACGATCCTGCACGTCGACTCCAACAACACCACCCCCGCGCTCGGCCTGTACGAGTCGGCGGGGATGCGCCTGGTCATGGCCATCGACGTGTGGCGGCGCCGCCTGCCCTAG
- a CDS encoding AAA domain-containing protein: protein MTGDSPEQVIRNVLADLPRHRGVVVDSPPGAGKSTLVVRAAAHIAATGEPLMIVAQTNEQVDDLVARICDKHPHLTVGRLSAGGYVPPLRMLELPGVRVGTRMQDLGDPDIVIATADKWAWIGDRVWPWAIVDEAYQMRSDKLLRIAGLFERALFVGDPGQLDPFSIVDGDRWSGLSWDPLQSAVSVLLRHNPDLPVHRLPVSWRLPASAAPVVSRAFYPFTGFRSGTDHGDRWLELATGGMGSVHDRALEEAARSGWALLELPNRHTVRTDGEAVQAVAKLAERLLQRGAVAGSEQGERPVTADRIAVGAAHRDQVAAIRAAGLPAEITVDTANRLQGREYDVTIVLHPLSGRRDATAFHLESGRLCVLASRHRHACVVVARAGIAELLDAHPSAEPVQLGVPVKFPDGWEANQSVLEHLARHRV, encoded by the coding sequence GTGACCGGCGACAGCCCGGAGCAGGTCATCAGGAACGTGCTCGCCGACCTGCCCCGCCACCGTGGCGTGGTGGTCGACTCACCGCCGGGCGCGGGCAAGTCCACGCTGGTCGTACGGGCGGCGGCGCACATCGCGGCGACCGGCGAGCCGCTCATGATCGTGGCGCAGACCAACGAGCAGGTCGACGACCTGGTGGCCAGGATCTGCGACAAGCACCCGCACCTGACCGTGGGCCGGCTGTCGGCCGGAGGGTACGTGCCGCCGCTGCGCATGCTGGAGCTGCCCGGCGTCCGGGTCGGCACCCGCATGCAGGACCTGGGCGACCCGGACATCGTCATCGCCACGGCCGACAAGTGGGCGTGGATCGGCGACCGGGTGTGGCCGTGGGCGATCGTGGACGAGGCGTACCAGATGCGCTCGGACAAGCTGCTGAGGATCGCCGGGTTGTTCGAGCGGGCGCTGTTCGTGGGGGATCCCGGGCAGCTCGACCCGTTCTCGATCGTCGACGGCGACCGCTGGTCGGGCCTGTCGTGGGATCCGTTGCAGAGCGCGGTGTCGGTGCTGCTGCGGCACAACCCGGACCTGCCGGTGCACCGGCTGCCGGTGTCGTGGCGGCTGCCCGCCTCGGCGGCGCCGGTGGTGTCGCGGGCGTTCTACCCGTTCACCGGCTTCCGGTCCGGCACCGATCACGGGGACCGGTGGCTGGAGCTGGCGACCGGCGGCATGGGCAGCGTGCACGACCGGGCGCTGGAGGAGGCGGCCCGGTCGGGGTGGGCGCTGCTGGAGCTGCCGAACCGGCACACGGTGCGCACTGACGGCGAGGCCGTGCAGGCGGTGGCGAAGCTGGCCGAGCGGCTGCTGCAGCGCGGCGCGGTGGCCGGTTCGGAGCAGGGCGAGCGGCCGGTGACGGCCGACCGGATCGCGGTCGGGGCGGCGCACCGGGACCAGGTGGCCGCCATCCGCGCGGCGGGCCTGCCGGCGGAGATCACCGTCGACACGGCCAACCGGCTGCAGGGCCGCGAGTACGACGTGACGATCGTGCTGCACCCGCTGTCGGGCCGCAGGGACGCCACGGCCTTCCACCTGGAGTCGGGACGGCTGTGCGTGCTGGCCTCGCGGCACCGGCACGCGTGCGTGGTGGTGGCCAGGGCGGGCATCGCCGAGCTGCTGGACGCGCACCCGTCGGCGGAGCCGGTGCAGCTCGGGGTGCCGGTGAAGTTCCCCGACGGGTGGGAGGCCAACCAGTCGGTGCTGGAGCACCTGGCCCGCCACCGCGTCTGA